One segment of Rhodothermus bifroesti DNA contains the following:
- the msrA gene encoding peptide-methionine (S)-S-oxide reductase MsrA, producing the protein MKRLQEKATLGGGCFWCLEAAFLELRGVIDVVPGYAGGHVPNPTYEQVCTGTTGHAEVVQITFDPEELSYADLLHIFFALHDPTTPNRQGNDVGPQYRSIILYHDAIQHQTAQALIQELENSRTYALPIVTEVRPFTAFYPAEPYHHRYYQRHPWQPYCQVVIAPKLAKLRRQFAQRLAKPFS; encoded by the coding sequence ATGAAACGGTTGCAAGAAAAAGCGACGCTAGGTGGGGGATGCTTCTGGTGCCTAGAGGCTGCCTTTTTGGAGCTGCGTGGTGTAATCGATGTAGTGCCCGGCTATGCCGGTGGCCACGTGCCTAATCCTACCTATGAACAAGTGTGCACAGGTACGACGGGTCATGCCGAGGTGGTACAGATTACGTTCGACCCTGAGGAGCTTTCCTATGCAGATCTGCTGCACATTTTTTTTGCCCTGCACGATCCAACCACACCCAATCGACAGGGAAACGACGTTGGTCCCCAATACCGCTCCATCATCCTTTATCATGACGCAATTCAGCACCAAACTGCTCAGGCGCTCATTCAAGAGCTAGAAAACTCCAGGACCTATGCTTTGCCTATCGTAACCGAAGTGCGGCCTTTTACGGCCTTTTATCCAGCCGAGCCTTATCACCATCGGTACTACCAGCGCCATCCTTGGCAACCCTACTGTCAAGTCGTGATTGCCCCAAAGCTGGCCAAGCTGCGTCGCCAATTTGCCCAGCGTCTTGCCAAGCCTTTCTCCTAA
- a CDS encoding tetratricopeptide repeat protein, with protein sequence MSESLFWLEDFEQALVAARQRRQPVLLMFVREECAGCAKMEAITYRDAAVQAELTEGFILLRQDIQRDRLVRVRYAAVWTPSFYVLDVRGAAHHVELGYLPPEDFWLVLRLGRAKELVPRGRYPEAIALLNEALERFPDHPLAAQAMLWWAIARYLNSGGDSRQFRQDLSALLRRYPNSPEARRWPWSDPPPFG encoded by the coding sequence ATGAGTGAATCGCTTTTTTGGTTAGAAGACTTCGAGCAGGCCTTAGTTGCAGCGCGCCAAAGGCGCCAGCCTGTGCTGCTAATGTTCGTACGGGAAGAATGCGCAGGCTGTGCGAAAATGGAGGCCATTACCTACCGCGACGCTGCCGTGCAGGCTGAGCTGACCGAAGGATTTATCTTGTTACGGCAGGACATTCAGCGAGATCGGTTGGTGCGTGTGCGGTATGCGGCTGTCTGGACGCCTTCGTTTTATGTGCTCGATGTGCGTGGCGCAGCGCACCATGTAGAGCTGGGCTATCTGCCCCCAGAGGACTTTTGGCTTGTATTACGCTTGGGTAGGGCTAAAGAGCTTGTACCTCGCGGCCGTTACCCAGAGGCGATTGCGCTGCTTAACGAAGCACTGGAGCGCTTTCCGGATCACCCCTTGGCTGCCCAAGCTATGCTTTGGTGGGCCATAGCCCGGTACTTGAACTCCGGTGGCGACAGCAGGCAGTTTCGCCAAGACCTGTCTGCCTTGCTGAGGCGCTACCCAAATAGCCCAGAAGCGCGTCGCTGGCCCTGGAGCGATCCTCCGCCATTTGGCTAG